DNA from Fusarium verticillioides 7600 chromosome 4, whole genome shotgun sequence:
tgatggcttcttcatctttggtgagATCCCCAAAGACCTGAGGATCCAGAGCTATGGTCTCTGGTCCGGTCTGGTCCAGTACAGGTAGGACCGCGCCGGAGAGACCTTGCTCGATCTTCCATTCATCAGGACGATTGGTAGTCTTCATGATTGAAATGTAACGGTAAAATTAGTATTGGGTGTAACTTAGCAAAAGAGGGGAAAACGGCGGGCTCTGGGTTTAAATTAACCTACGTTCTACGAGGGCAGAGGGTTCAACATGCGGGCGTCTTACAAGGTTGTAACCCTACGATCTGCTCAAAACCATCTAGATCGAGTAAGACTACCAGACCAATGACGAAGCAGACAGCAGTATACCCTAAAACAGCCACGACCTGAAATCATTGGCTCGATAAGCCGCTCCATGCAGGTGAGGCATTGAGTTTAAGCCGTAGGGCCGATTTACCCTCATTTCCCAGAGCGGTGACACTATTTTCTAATGCTGTTGTGGTGAATGGTTGGTGCTTACGCTGCGAAGGTGGGGTCGTTATCAAGAGCTGACAGACTCGGGATGCATCTGAAATCATCATGACAAAGTGGCTGCTGTACGAATGCGGGGTCAACTCAATTCAGTGGCATCCGAGCTTTCCGTGTAAGATCCAGGATGGGCGTGATGGAGGACGAAAGGGATAAGATGAGCTGTGCTGCGTCTGTGAGGACAATGTTTGCTTGTAGTATAATCAATTCCAACgtcaagatatcatcaaatTAGCCATGGCAAGTATCAAATCCAACTTGTTATCGTTGTTGAAGGCTTACAATATCAGTCTCAGAACAATCCCATCTCGACTCTTGCCAATGGTACACCCAATCCAATTCGTCCCAGTCGTGTGCCTGACAATATCTAGGGCAACCGAGCGAAAATCCGGGATCGGTCCAACAAGTTCGCTATGGAAAAAGCAATGGTGGCCTCATTGTCTTGAGCGACACGCAAACCATTGAAGTACTCGCTCACTTTGCTCGTGAACGCATTCCAGAGAGGTACTGATAAATCTAACCAATCTTGGGACTTCCGCTGACAACAGATCTAGGAGCGTACATGCAAAGGCCGCTGGAGCCTTTGGCGAATTCGAAGTCCTCGAAGACATCTCCCATCTCACTGACGCCGACTTCCTCACGGGCATCGGCAAAAAGACGAAGCTACTTACACGAATCTCGACTGTTGGTGGTGAAAAAGGATCCAGCGATACCGTCCGTGATGTGCGCGGCTGGGCAACCAAATTCTACACCGAAGAGGGTATCCAGGACTTTGTCTTCAACGACCTGCCCGTGTTCTTCATCCGTGACCCAATCAAATTTCCATCCATGAACCGCAGTCACAAGAGGCATCCCCAGACCAATGTTCCGGACAACACCATGTTTTGGGACTTTCACCTGAACAACCCAGAGGGTATCCATGCTCTGATGCACCTCTTTGGACAGCGTGGTATTCCTGCGTCGCTGAAAAACATCAACGGCTTTAGTGTTCATACCTATACCCTCAATAAGGCGGTAGGTCAATCACAAGGCTGATAAAGTCAAGCTGACGCTCTCTAGGATGGTAGCTATGTCTACGTCAAATGGCACTTTCGCCCACACGACGGAATCAAGACAATGGATGCAGACACAGCTCAGCGACTAGCAGGCTCCGAGCCTGACTACCACGTTAAAGATCTCTTCAAAGCCATCGAGAAAGGTGATTTCCCGTCTTGGGGTGTTTACATCCAGGTTATGCAACctgatgaagttgaggatgcGCCGATCGATATTTTCGATGACACATATACTTGGCCTTTTGAGAAGTATCCTCTCAGGCTTGTTGGTAAAATCACTCTTAACAAGAATGTGAGTTCTCGTGATGTTTGAGGTTCTCGGGTACTGACGTGTTGCCGCAGCTCAACAATTACTTCCAAGACTTGGAACAGGCCTGCTTCTCACCTTCCAACATGGTTCCTGGTATTGGACCATCAGCGGATCCCGGTATATACCTTAGACCCCTCCACGGTGACATCCAGAGACTAACTGGAGAAAAGTACTGCAAGCAAGAATGTTTAGCTACCCAGATGCTCATCGCTACCGGTAATTCTACCCACCAACTCACTCACCGTATCTAATAATTCCCAGAGTCGGGCCCAATTACTTCCAACTCCCATGCAACAAACCCATCAACAAAGTCTACGCCCCATATGTCCGCGACGGCCCAGGCACCATCAACGGTAACTACGGAGGCGACCCAGACTACGTCGGCTCAGAGCTTCGCCCCGTGAGTATGAGCAAGCGAGTCCAAGTGCCTACTCACGAGAATTGGTCTGGCCATGTCACCGCTTTCGCAACGTCAATCACGGATAAGGACTTTGAGCAGCCTAGAGCGCTGTGGAAGATTATTTGCAAAGAGCCAAACGGCAAGGAACAGTTTTTGCATAATATCCTTCCGACGTTGGGTGATATCCCTGATCATATGAAGGACCAGGTGATTGGTGAGTTTTATAGAGCTATAAAAATGTTAATCTGCAGTTTGCTGACTTGGTCGCAGAGTATTTCGGGCGCGTTGATGGGGATCTCAAGGCTTGTCTAAAAGAGGGCCTTGGCAAGTGAGATTGATGGATCCTGTTCTACGGCCATACCTTAGTGCTAGAGTCATTAATTCCACCTAAATTGACACGAGTCTCTTTCGTAGTTACTGGGTCTCCGCCTGAACAAACTTTTCTCGGCGCGTAAATCGTTTCAGGGCATCAGGGACCAGGGGTGCTAGAAGCCCCCACTAGCAAGGCAGTGCTGATCACTGTAAAGTGGACTCAGCCTGTTTCACGTCAGACCAACAACATAAAGGATCAACCACTTCATGGGCATGCCAACTAAATCCCTCTCTTCCTTAGATTCTCGTTGGAAACCACTGCAAAGTCACTTCCACTCCGTCATGGCGCCTCTTTCGTTTCTGGACTGCCCCAAAGAGGTTCAACTCGGCATTGCTGAATTACTTCTCCAACCCGATGCAGCCAACCTCTCCTTGACTTGTCGAGCCCTGCACAGCCTTGCCGAGCCCCTCGTCTACTCCACCATCCAGATCACTTGGTCCAGGCAGTATTATCCACCCATCACAAAAGCGCTGCTGTTACTCCGAGCTTTGCTGGAGAGACCAGATCTACGGAGCCATGTTCGCTCCATCGAGTTCAGTGGTGATGGGTTCATTGACTATGATGATCCTCCATGGCCCGGCGAAACGCCTGAAGCGCCTGAGGTGCCGGATCTTCCTCTCGATAAGCTCACTATAGCGATTAGAAGGACAGGTGTGTCTGAGTCCACCGCAAATGAATGGACTTCTAAGGTACTTTATGCCGATCGCCATAGGCACTTGCAGGTTGGGGAGGAGCTCCAGCTGGGTATCATCAAGAAAACTCAATCCGCAACCTCGGATGCCGTCGCAGCTGTTATAGTTTCTCTTCTGCCAGACCTGGAGCGACTTACTGTCTCCGAGAATTGGTACAACAAGGCGCGACTGTTGGGTCTCATGTTTCAGCTGTCACTCTGCAGGGCAGATCAACACGCAACCCAAGGCGCGCAGCTCACCTTTAGTTCTCTGAAGTATGTCTCCCTCTACCCAATGCTGCACGAGGACACAAATACGGAGCCCGATAAGGCAGACCATGATCTTTGCCTGTTCTACTTGCCTAGTATCCAGCATCTCTCCACCTCCATCCAGAATCCCACGCCATTCTCATGGCCTGGCGCTTCCGCTCCGAACCCAGTGTCCTTGACTTCATTAAACATCTTCAGACTCCGAGAAACACGGCTCGCTCCAGTTTTATCTGTAGCAAAGAATCTCAAGAAGTTGAGGTACAATTGGTTCTACCGCCCTGATTTTGACAAGGAGGTCAACACGTCTACACTAATGCTTGATGAATTGGCTATGGCTCTCCTCGAGGTCAAGGACTCACTagaggatcttgagatcacTGCCGAGACATGTCTTGCGTATACGAGGGGAGATATTGAACCACCTGATTTCACATTGCATGAGTCGTTGGCAGAAATGAGAAGCATGCGCAGGCTAAAGACTTTAAACGTTCCTTGGTCATTCCTCACTGGCTTGACTGAGCTTTCTTCTACTGGGCGACTTGGGAATGCGCTGCCCCAAActcttgagcatctcataTTCAGCCGTTTTCGTCTGCGGCCTGTACCGTATAATGATCGAGATGGAGCCATGATTTCCGCTTTCGAGAAGGAACTGGAAACTGGTAGTTTATCGCATCTGACTCAATTGAAGAGCGTCAAGCTACCGCCGTCTTTTGCTAGTCGTGGGATGTCAGAGGTGTGCAAGGAAAGGATTGAGGCACTTGGGAAGAAGTTTAACCTGAAGCTGGAAAGCCAGAAGAGGGACTTGAGTAAGATTATATAGATCATATGCATTCTGAATTCTTGAACAATTTTGTTTTCCGGACTAGAAACCGCGAGCAAAGATATTTTATTACGTGATAGCTGAGTACAAGACAAATGAATATGCCGAAAGACCATCAAATTTAACAAAGATAAATACAACCAGCTTCATAAACCATACGGCTAAGTTGTAAGAGAGACCGAAACCTGGCCACGCTTTACTCCCCATCCCAGATTATGCGATTCCTTGTGCACATCTGAATCTGACCTTGCCTTTGTACACCTCCTGCAATCTTTTTCAAACCATAGCCTTTGGGTTGAACGTCGTCATTGAGGTATTTAACTTTTTGATCAGGGACCAAGAGATTGCAGCCCCATTCAGTCTAAAATTGCGTTAATAATGGACAGAATGTCAGGCATCCACTAAATAGAACCTGACGTTACGGTACGGCTCACCTTGCTGTCGACACCATTCTTGTTTTGACCGCATGGTGGCACTATGATATAGCTCTGGCCCTGTTTCCTGACAGAGGTGACACGCATCTTGGGGTTGAGATCAGGTATTGGCTGGTCATTTATCATGTAGTATAGGTGGAATGCATTGACTTCTCCGCACTTCGCTTTATTCCTGTGCCACGAGTATGGGTTCGAGTAATCGGGATTGGCAAGGGCACGCTCCCTCCAGAAGACACTGCAGCGATCCAGTGAGAGCTTCACCGGGCTTTGGGGCCACTCGTTGATGAAGCCAGATCTTCCTCTCTGAGAAGATGCCAAGATAATTTTATTATCCCAGGCGAGAATGGTCATGACCGTGGGAAGAATCGCGAattggccatcttcatcttcagggtcATATTGCATCATGTCAATTTCCATCTCCTTGTGTGCATTCTGAGCCATCATCCGAATCTGATAGTCGGTAATAGATGACACTGGGTCTTTGAATTCAAGATATGTCGACCAAACCCAACGATGGGagccttcaccttcatcattTCCACGAACTGGCTGCGTTGCAAGTCCATAGTCAAGACGGACCTTGAGCAAGCCTTTCGGGGAGTGCTTAGTATCTAGGTTGGCTGTTTCAATAAAATGAACAAACAAGAATAAGATACAGAATGCCGAGTAACAAAGGGTACTAAATAGAGGCGACATGTTGGCAGATTGCTGGACCAAGGTATCTTCTTCTCTAAGCCATTAAGATTCAAGGGATTCTAGCATAGATAAATACTTGACAGTACAGTCAGAGCACCGTGGAGTAACAGCACAGCGGTCAAAATCCGGATTACTTCCAAGCATCCGGGAAACAAAAGGACGCCAGGTTTGCGCCTTTCCGCCGGCGGCTAAGTCGGAGCGCAGACACGATGATCGTAGCACTGCGGAATTTTCTAAAATTAAAGGCTTATACCTTGATCCTTTGAAAAACTGCCGAAGCTGAGATTCCGGAATTATTTGCCTATCACTGCTCACCTTGTTGGCCGTACAGCCCCCATTTACTAACTCGGTTACAAGTTGACTACGCGCTGTGATAGAGACATGGAAATCTGGTGGGCCGTGTGTCCAATCAGGGCTCAAATAGCCTGCCATGTAATGTGGATGTTGACACGAGCTTTTTGCTagaaccaacaaccaacaagacGCCAATAAGGGATCGTGAAACACAGTTGTTGGTTCGACTTGCCATTTCGACAGTGGCTTTTCTATAATTAACGGGCCGTGCTGCGACTCATGCATGATGATCCTTTCGAGTCAGGAAATGCCCGACTAATTTTATCCCTCATCTGTTGGTTCTCCCCTGTAGACTTCATTTATATGTCACCACGTGGGTCAAATGCGAACCGAGCTTCTCGGCCGGACTGGGTCATGAGGTGATAGCTAAATCACGCAGGACTGTGGGGGCCATACTCAGTAGCATGGGCGAAGTGCAGATCTTGAAACTGGATTTGGGGGccaagaggaggaaataGACAAACCCTGCAAGGCTGACTACCGGCTTGCTAACAATAGTTCCGTTGGCACACATATGAAAATTGCCAAGTGTCAGTATTTCCCGGAAGAGAGTGACACCTTCTGTCTTGCTTGTAAACAACTGTATCATCATGCAGCGTCTAAGCTATGCTTTGACACTATTCGCAGCTGCTGGCTCAGCAGTAGCACGTCCTTCTTTTGTTGGCTTTGGATCTATGTCCATGAACAATATTTTTGGAAGAGAAACGACAGGCTTCTTCAATCCAGATGACTTGACGTTCATAAAGAAGCTTGCAGCTGTCGGCGACTCATACTCAGCTGGTATTGGGGCTGGAGACGGCTTACATGGAGAGGGCGGTAAGTTCACACCGTTGGGTTGTTCGAACGAGATTTTGACAAGCCACAGACGAGAACTGCCGACGATATGACCATTCTTACCcatatctcatcaatcaagatgaaagacTTGGCGATGCAGCCAACAGGAAGTTTCAGTTCAAGTCTTGCTCTGGTGCTGTCATCAAGAATGTAATTGAGGATCAACTTCCTTCAATAGACTCTGATCAGCAAATCATTCTTTTATCAGCGGGTAGGGATCACAGGTAATCCGTTGAGGTGTAGACACCCACTGACAATGTTCTAGGTGGCAAcgatgctgagcttgttAACATCCTGAACCAATGTGTCTATCAATGGTTTGCTTTGAACGGCCAGCAGTCTACTGTAGGTAAAGTTGCAGAGATGATAGGCGAGCCCTGGGCAAAAGGATGGGACTGGGACGCTGCGTCTCGTGGTTGTCTAGGCCAGCTCCAATactccaagaacatcatAAACGACAATGAGTTCTCCAAAAGGATCGATGGGATGATCGAGGCtacgaagaagaaactggCATCAGAGTAAGTCCTGCCCTCACACACTCATTGGATAGGTACTAATGGCTTTTTTCTATGTAGCGGCATGATATACTACACAGGGTATGATAATGCGTGATCAAGTGTCACTGCCCCTCCGCTAATCTCGGTTATAGGTATGCCAAATTTTGGAGCACCGACTACGGGCCTGCTTGCGACAAAGTGACATGGTCAACCTGGATATTTGTAAGTAGTTCGAAGCAGTTTGTGAGTCTTACTAACATTTTCTCTAAGAAAGCGTATAATATTTGGCAGCCTGCTGCTCGTCTCGAAGAGTTGCGTCGAAGAGAGATGAACAGGCTggttgatctcatcaacgacaagattgTAGGTGCAAACAGACATTGAGGAACCTCAGTGATTTAACGCGACTTTCAGGAAGCTGCCGTCAAGAGAGCCGGCGATAAGGTGACCTTCATCAACTACGATGAGTATGTCGGCCACTTCAAGGGCCGGTACTGCGAAGACGGCGTTGACGAGTCGGTGGTTGACAGCAACACAAGGTGAGCCCCAACACTCTGGAAGTTTGACTCGTATCGCGTGCTAACTTTCCTAGACCGGAGCTGATGTTCTATGAGCTCGATACCTTTGACCCTTGGGGTAATAGGCCTTGGAAGCGGAGTACTGTCGAGCATACGAACGGTTCATTTTCCGGTGATATGAACACGATGGCCCGAGCAGCTGAGTTTGTCGCACCGGATGTGACATTCAGGCAGGAGCAcaagattgaagatgattcTGAGATTCAGGGTCTCCAGGCTTCAGCTAAAGAGGGAGCTACTGAGGATGTACCGAATCTTTTGCCTGATGGGTAAGCAAGCAGCCACCGTGTATTGTCCCCGCTACTAACCTAAATCTTGTAGTTACGGCCGTGTCTTCCACCCtcagatcctcctccacgagctcatcgccaacctcgtTCTTTTCGAGGTCTCTAACCGCCGCATGGAGGCGAATGACATGGCTCcagagcctcttcttgatacaTCGGTAGCGCAGTGTCCTATCAACCCTTCCGGCAACATAGTCCTGAAGTACAAGGAGACTAAACCGGGAGAGGCAGTCAAGAAGGGTACGGAGCTGCGGATTCTCCCGGTGGGTGATTCTATCACAGTGGGTTATCTGAGCGACAGGAAGGGAGGTGACGGCAATGGCTACCGTgggcagctgaagaaggatcttTCTGGTAAGAACGCACGAGGGCAAGGCCTTCACTGAGAGAAAGGTTGTTAACTCTAGCCAGGAGACAAGGTCGTATTTGCTGGCACAGAGTCATCGGGTACAATGAGCGACGGAAACTATGTACGTACCCCGGCTCACTGCGGACACTATGACTGACTCCAAAATAGGCAGCATGGTCTGGAAAGACCATTCAGTACATCTCGGACCATGTCGACCCTTCACTCAAACAGCGGCCCAACATCATTCTCCTTGCGGCAGGTACCAACGATATGAACCCCAACCATGGCATCTCGAAAGAGGGTAACGATCCGAAGGGTGCTGCCGATCGACTTGGCAAactcattgacaagatggtCAAGGCATGCCCTGATGCAACAATTCTGGTAGccatgatcatcaacacttGCGATGAGAAACAGTCACCCGCGACTAAGGAGTTTCAAAAGCTTGTACCTGGCGTCGTCAAGTCACGCCATGACGACGGTAAGCATGTCTTAGCCGTGGACTTCACGACCTTTAAGACGAGTGACCTCCAAGACTGTATCCACCCTACCAATGATGGGTACAAGCTTATGGGCGACTATTGGTACAGCTTCATCCACCAGATTCCCAGCAGTTGGATCAAGAAGCCAGTTGGACCAGACCCCAACGGTGGTGACGGTACTAATGGCGGTATTGACAAGAACATCCCTGCTCCGGACTGGGGAAAGAGTCCTATTCAGGTCACTTCGAAGAAGACAGTGGCAGATGCGGCTGAGTATGCGACGGGCGGCAAAGACAAGTGCGTCATTTGTAATGGCAATCCTTGGTACAAGGGCACTGGAAAGATTGCTCAGGGCGGCGTTGGTAAGAATGGTGATTGGAAGTATCACAAAGACTGGAAAGCCGAAGGACAAGTTGCTGAGGGACTTGGCTTGGAGAATCAGTATGTCAGATTGCATGACATGAATGGCGATGGCAAAGCAGGTAAGCACTGAACCTTCATTGCATAGGCATCTGACGATGAATCTGGAACTAATGACTGGCCCAGACTATGTATGGATTCACCCCAAGACTGGAGAGATCACCTGTTGGCTCAACAATCTTCCCAAGCCGTGGTCAAAGGCTGGTAAAAACAATGGCATCATCGGTAGCGGTGTAGGCCCTGCGAAGACTATCTATCTGGCGGTAAGTTCCCACTCGATCGCTCTATTAACCAAGACTAACCCACCTACAGGACATGAACGGTGACGGCGTAAGTACTTTATCGGATCGAATACGCCTATACTGACATTCGACAGATGGATGATTACCTCGTCGTGGACCCAGATAACGGCTCGGTTCGCGTTTGGTGGAACTATGGCCCTGATGACAGCTGGGACAACGGTTGGAAATTTGTGCCTGGAGGCGAGATTGCTTCAGGCGTGCCGCACGCTAACCTCGAGACTCTGCGATTCCCAGACATCAACGGCGATGGACGGGCTGACTATGTCTACATTGGTGAGGGTGGATCGCTGAAGCATCATTTGAACACTGGATCAGTTGGAGGACGAGATGTTCTCTTTCATGCCATGGGAGGTATTGCTACTGGGGCTGTCAGTGACATCTCGAAGTTGGTGTTTGCCGATGTAAGTGGAATGAACCCAGACTGAAATACCAGACTAACAAGCATGATTCACAGATGAATGGAGACGGTCGCGATGGTAAGTTCTGCTTCTCGCACGTCATGGTTCGTACTAATAGAAGGCAGACTATTTGATCTGGGACGAAGACGGTGGCCTCACAGGATTCCTCAACCAGCCCACCAACAGGGAGGGTGTTCCTCTCTTCGTCCATCAGGGTCCTGCCAAGACCATTGCcgatggtatcaagaagaagcccagcACTATTCGTTTAGCAGACATGGATGGCGATGGGAAGGACGACTACGTCTATGTTGGCGACCATGGTGCACTTTCGGTGTGGTATAACAGAGGGACTACCGATGACTCTATGGCGATTGATGGCCTTCGTTTTGCTGATatggatggcgatggagtAGATGACTATGTCTGGCTTGACCCGAAGACGGGTGCTCCAACGGTTTAGTAAGTCATGCTCCCATGTCCACTTTGTGATCGACTTGCTGACAACTTAGTCTCAACTCTGGAGTCAATGATGGTGACTCTCTTGGTTGGGCATGGAGCCCAATCAATGGCGGCAAGCCAATTGCTTCTGGTGCTGCACCAGCAAACCAGGTCGTTTTTGGCGACATCAATGGGTGAGTAGCCTCGGACTCTGGTTCGCGGAGCACTTGACTAACCAGTAGCAGCGACGGGCTGGACGATTACCTAGACTTAGATCCCAAGACTGGTCTATTGAAAGCCTATCTCAATTTGGGACGGGAGTCGGAGTGGAAGTTCCGGCCAATAGGCACGATCGCATCAGGCCTCGGACCAGGGAAGCGAGTGCGCATCGCCGATATTGACGGTGACGGGGTAAGACTCGGGCAGTGATTCACCGAGCGACTCATCTGCTAACGACCTTCATAGCGCGACGACTACATCTTTCTCAAGGACAACGGCGGCACAACCATCTACCGCAATATCTACGGCCCCGACAACGATGGTGACAAGTATGCCCCAATGCCAGACGCAGATGCTTCGGGTATCAACCAATCGCCAGACGAGATTGACTTCATCGATATGAACGGCGATGGAAAAGCGGACTACGTCTGGACATCTAGACTCGATGGCAGTGTCAAGGTTTGGTACAATGACTACCCCAAGAAGCCCACCTGGCGAGAAGCAGGAGAGATCGCAGGCGGCGTCGGGACATCCGGCGCAAACATCCGATACGCGAAGCTACAGAAGACGGGCCGATACGATTACGTCGCTGTCGATCCCAAGACAGGAGCTATCGCTGCGTGGCTCAATGGGTGCGGCGACCCTGAtacctccaagaagaagcacagaaTTACCATCGCCCGGTATCTCAAAACCGTATGGGTCATCGCGGAAAAGCCTGTAGACAAGGACTTCTCCTCCGATACCTGTTTCAAGACAGGTAAAGGCGGAGATACGCGAGGTACTCCGATCTTGAACACAACAGCTGATGACAAGTTTCCCGCTGCCCTAAAGAGTGGTGATacgatggagaagctttATGGGAATACGTGCTTTTATGAGGGTAGTACGGACAGAGTAGGAAAGCTTGTTTGCGATGGGGTCAGTGGGATTAGGTGctatgaggatgagaacttTGGGAAGTTGCAGAAGTGCAGGTTTGGATCTTACACGTATGCTTTGTACTGTGAGTGGTAGTCATGCAATGAGACGACTGGTTTTGGCACTTGGAACATCTCAATAAAGGTAGTGAATAGGCAAAAAACAGTTTTAAAGTAATTGGGCGTGTCTATATATCATAACTAACCGAGCAGATACCACTCTATCTCATTCATCCAAAACCATGACGACATCCAGTCAGTAGACACTCTACAAACTAGCATGTGATGCGAGAGGGGAAGCCTCTTGGATTTCATGcacctccatcttgaagcccttgaatcttctcgtcggcaatctcatctcaaacatgtgatcaatctcaatcgcacttcttcccttcatctCAGGGATAAAGAACCAAGTCAAGAGAGTACCGACCAGGCAGAGTCCACAAAACAGAAAACCTGTCTTTCCGCCTAGTGCCGCCTTATCTCTGCTGAAAAGCATAGGTAGAACAACAGCCAGCATGATGGAAAAGCCCTTCTCAGCAATGCCAGCCAAACCTTGAGTGAGAGATCGGAGTTGAAGCGAACTAGTCTCTCCCAGGATGGCATACCCAGCTGGCCAAGCACCCATACCACagacgacaatgacagcTGTCATGATTCCTCCTGTAGCCCAAGTGAGAGTCTCACTCTTCCAAAAGCCAGTCACGCCCATGGCGCCGTAGAGaagtgttgaagaagccaacGAGAATAAGGTCAAGCTGCGACGGCCAGCGCgggaaagaagccaaaagctTAGACCATTGGCGAGCATTCCAGCTACTATACCAGCCAGCGTGAACATGATGGCATATCCCGACTTCATGCCCAtagatgtcaagaagacgcTGGCATTTGAGAGAAGTTCCAAACCGAAGAGGGCAGGCATGATAGAAGCCAGTACCACAATAAGCGTCCTTCGAAGGTTCGTGCCCCTGAGACAA
Protein-coding regions in this window:
- a CDS encoding catalase; this translates as MSQNNPISTLANGQPSENPGSVQQVRYGKSNGGLIVLSDTQTIEVLAHFARERIPERSVHAKAAGAFGEFEVLEDISHLTDADFLTGIGKKTKLLTRISTVGGEKGSSDTVRDVRGWATKFYTEEGIQDFVFNDLPVFFIRDPIKFPSMNRSHKRHPQTNVPDNTMFWDFHLNNPEGIHALMHLFGQRGIPASLKNINGFSVHTYTLNKADGSYVYVKWHFRPHDGIKTMDADTAQRLAGSEPDYHVKDLFKAIEKGDFPSWGVYIQVMQPDEVEDAPIDIFDDTYTWPFEKYPLRLVGKITLNKNLNNYFQDLEQACFSPSNMVPGIGPSADPVLQARMFSYPDAHRYRVGPNYFQLPCNKPINKVYAPYVRDGPGTINGNYGGDPDYVGSELRPVSMSKRVQVPTHENWSGHVTAFATSITDKDFEQPRALWKIICKEPNGKEQFLHNILPTLGDIPDHMKDQVIEYFGRVDGDLKACLKEGLGK
- a CDS encoding catalase yields the protein MNNPISTLANGQPSENPGSVQQVRYGKSNGGLIVLSDTQTIEVLAHFARERIPERSVHAKAAGAFGEFEVLEDISHLTDADFLTGIGKKTKLLTRISTVGGEKGSSDTVRDVRGWATKFYTEEGIQDFVFNDLPVFFIRDPIKFPSMNRSHKRHPQTNVPDNTMFWDFHLNNPEGIHALMHLFGQRGIPASLKNINGFSVHTYTLNKADGSYVYVKWHFRPHDGIKTMDADTAQRLAGSEPDYHVKDLFKAIEKGDFPSWGVYIQVMQPDEVEDAPIDIFDDTYTWPFEKYPLRLVGKITLNKNLNNYFQDLEQACFSPSNMVPGIGPSADPVLQARMFSYPDAHRYRVGPNYFQLPCNKPINKVYAPYVRDGPGTINGNYGGDPDYVGSELRPVSMSKRVQVPTHENWSGHVTAFATSITDKDFEQPRALWKIICKEPNGKEQFLHNILPTLGDIPDHMKDQVIEYFGRVDGDLKACLKEGLGK